One part of the Gemmatimonadota bacterium genome encodes these proteins:
- the floA gene encoding flotillin-like protein FloA (flotillin-like protein involved in membrane lipid rafts), with protein sequence MEAIIPLLIVAAGILGLSLFFYFIPVGLWISALAARVRIGIVELIGMRLRRVPPRIILGSQINATKAGLDIPTAFLEAHFLAGGHVENVVNALIAADKAGIGLTGERAAAIDLAGRDVLEAVQVSVNPKVISTPMVTAVAKDGIQVKATSRVTVRANIERLVGGAGEETIMARVGEGIVTTIGSSETHKDVLENPDMISKTVLDKGLDSGTAYEILSIDIADVDVGDNIGAKLQTDQAEADKNIAQARAEERRAMAVAQEQEMAARVEEMRARVVEAEAEVPLAMADAFRSGNMGIMDYYRMRNIEADTQMREGIAGETEEDEDNTTNP encoded by the coding sequence ATGGAAGCCATTATCCCCCTTCTCATAGTTGCCGCAGGTATTCTGGGACTCTCCCTCTTTTTCTACTTCATCCCCGTCGGCCTCTGGATCTCCGCCCTTGCCGCGCGCGTGCGCATCGGCATTGTCGAACTCATCGGCATGCGCTTGCGTCGCGTGCCCCCGCGCATCATCCTCGGCTCGCAAATCAACGCAACCAAAGCGGGCCTCGACATACCCACCGCATTTCTCGAAGCCCACTTCCTCGCCGGGGGTCATGTCGAAAACGTCGTCAACGCACTCATCGCCGCAGACAAAGCCGGCATTGGCCTGACCGGCGAACGCGCCGCCGCCATCGATCTTGCCGGGCGCGATGTACTCGAAGCCGTACAGGTCAGCGTCAATCCCAAAGTCATCTCCACCCCCATGGTCACCGCCGTAGCCAAAGACGGCATACAGGTCAAAGCCACCTCGCGCGTCACGGTTCGCGCCAACATAGAACGCCTCGTTGGTGGCGCTGGTGAAGAAACCATCATGGCCCGCGTGGGCGAAGGCATCGTCACCACCATCGGCTCCTCGGAAACCCACAAAGACGTGCTCGAAAACCCCGACATGATCTCCAAAACCGTACTCGACAAGGGCCTCGACTCGGGCACCGCCTACGAAATCCTCTCCATCGACATCGCCGACGTGGATGTGGGCGACAACATCGGCGCAAAACTCCAGACAGATCAGGCCGAAGCCGACAAAAACATCGCACAGGCACGCGCCGAAGAACGCAGAGCAATGGCCGTTGCACAAGAACAAGAAATGGCCGCCCGCGTCGAGGAAATGCGCGCCCGCGTCGTCGAAGCCGAAGCCGAAGTACCCCTCGCAATGGCCGACGCATTCCGCAGTGGCAACATGGGCATTATGGACTACTATCGCATGCGCAACATCGAAGCCGACACGCAAATGCGCGAAGGCATCGCTGGCGAAACCGAAGAAGACGAAGACAACACAACTAACCCATAA
- a CDS encoding helix-turn-helix domain-containing protein, with product MKTQKTTDAVAILHKRYVEGDQEMEALLKRERIHAEVAAQLYQIRIESGLSQRELAKKVGTSASVICRLENADYEGHSLAMLRRIAAALHKQIRISFHPLQETVSSR from the coding sequence ATGAAAACACAAAAAACTACCGATGCCGTAGCGATTCTTCACAAACGCTATGTTGAAGGCGACCAGGAAATGGAAGCCCTGTTAAAAAGAGAAAGAATACACGCCGAAGTTGCTGCCCAACTTTACCAGATCAGAATTGAGTCTGGACTGTCCCAACGAGAATTGGCAAAAAAGGTTGGGACATCGGCATCTGTCATCTGCAGACTTGAAAATGCAGACTATGAAGGGCACTCACTTGCTATGCTACGGCGAATCGCCGCCGCTTTACATAAACAGATTCGAATTTCTTTTCATCCACTGCAAGAAACAGTATCGTCTCGCTAA
- a CDS encoding nodulation protein NfeD, translating to MKPALTLLVLILGLGLPTWADEVHVAKINGTIEGGVAAFVTRVMSDAEDAGVKAVIFEIDTPGGALDAALTIRDAILYSEIKTIAFINPRAISAGALISLSADHIIMVEGGTIGAATAVDMQGNKASEKIISYFRNEMKATAEKTGRSSKLAEAMVDEDVDVEGLAPKGKLLTLTTEEAVEQGIADQKISEKNESEKLIAVLKHYDLVQASVIHQSTNWAEQIVRYLTNPYLASLLMTLGFLGLIFEIQSPGWGIGGTIGLICLGLFFGSHLLVNLADWSEILIFFLGIALIFLDLFFVVGFGLLAIPGAILVLTSLFLSLMGRYDLWTWDDINAALTPLLLSVILTGVLAILILRSLPRSRMWNRLVLDTEEKSSEGYVAAPYSDLLGISGIAFTDLRPGGTGVFDGRRISVSTEGEYLTKDTPVTIIEVEGSRVIVRKTEDT from the coding sequence ATGAAACCTGCACTCACACTCCTCGTACTCATCCTGGGCCTCGGTTTGCCCACCTGGGCAGACGAAGTACACGTCGCCAAAATCAACGGCACAATCGAAGGCGGCGTAGCCGCTTTTGTCACGCGCGTCATGAGCGACGCAGAAGACGCGGGCGTCAAAGCCGTCATCTTTGAAATCGACACCCCTGGCGGTGCCCTCGACGCCGCGCTCACCATTCGGGACGCCATCCTCTACAGCGAGATCAAAACCATCGCCTTCATCAACCCCCGCGCGATATCTGCAGGCGCCCTCATCTCTCTATCTGCCGACCACATCATCATGGTCGAAGGCGGCACCATTGGCGCAGCCACAGCCGTCGATATGCAGGGCAACAAAGCCAGTGAAAAAATTATCTCGTACTTCCGCAACGAAATGAAAGCCACAGCCGAAAAAACCGGCCGTTCCTCCAAATTGGCCGAAGCCATGGTCGATGAAGACGTCGATGTCGAGGGCCTGGCACCTAAAGGCAAGCTCCTCACCCTCACCACGGAAGAAGCCGTTGAACAGGGCATAGCCGACCAAAAAATCTCCGAAAAAAACGAATCGGAAAAACTCATCGCCGTACTCAAACACTACGACCTCGTACAGGCCAGTGTCATCCACCAATCGACCAACTGGGCCGAACAAATCGTGCGCTACCTCACCAACCCCTACCTGGCCTCGTTGCTCATGACCCTGGGATTTCTCGGTCTGATCTTCGAAATCCAGAGCCCGGGCTGGGGCATCGGCGGCACCATCGGCTTAATCTGCCTGGGTCTGTTTTTCGGCAGCCACCTCCTCGTCAACCTCGCCGACTGGTCTGAAATCCTCATCTTCTTTCTCGGCATCGCGCTCATCTTCCTCGACCTGTTCTTTGTCGTGGGCTTTGGCCTGCTCGCCATACCCGGCGCAATCCTGGTCTTAACCAGCCTGTTCTTAAGCCTCATGGGGCGCTATGACCTCTGGACCTGGGACGACATCAACGCCGCGCTCACCCCCTTGCTCCTCTCTGTAATCCTCACCGGTGTCCTCGCCATACTCATCCTGCGATCCCTGCCGCGCTCCAGAATGTGGAACCGCCTCGTACTCGACACCGAAGAAAAATCTTCCGAAGGATATGTCGCGGCACCCTACAGCGACCTCTTAGGCATATCGGGTATCGCATTTACAGACCTGCGTCCCGGAGGCACTGGCGTATTTGACGGTCGCCGCATCAGCGTATCGACCGAAGGCGAATACTTAACCAAAGACACACCCGTCACAATCATCGAAGTCGAAGGCAGCCGCGTCATTGTGCGCAAGACCGAAGACACATAG
- a CDS encoding type II toxin-antitoxin system RelE/ParE family toxin translates to MPEIQVIFYQETNGNVPVLAWLDALLPKVKAKCIVKIERLQKLGYGLRRPESDYLRDDIYELRIAYRGIQYRLLYFFWGRNATVISHGIVKEQRVPSTEINLAIQRKRNFEQNPRRHTYSLENDS, encoded by the coding sequence ATGCCGGAAATCCAGGTCATATTCTATCAAGAAACGAATGGAAACGTTCCAGTTCTCGCATGGCTTGATGCACTCCTTCCTAAAGTCAAAGCCAAATGCATCGTGAAAATTGAACGACTCCAAAAATTAGGTTATGGACTTCGGAGGCCCGAATCTGATTACTTGAGAGACGACATCTATGAGCTTCGCATCGCTTATCGAGGCATTCAATATCGGCTTCTTTACTTTTTTTGGGGACGTAATGCCACTGTGATTTCACACGGTATTGTTAAAGAACAGCGCGTGCCTTCCACAGAAATTAACCTCGCAATTCAAAGAAAAAGAAACTTTGAACAGAACCCCAGGCGACACACCTATTCACTGGAGAATGATTCATGA